One window of Tenacibaculum maritimum NCIMB 2154 genomic DNA carries:
- a CDS encoding DUF721 domain-containing protein, with the protein MAKRENESNIIKDLMEAFIKENNLGKGMQKIHIEEAWEKLMGAGVASYTTSVQLQNKTLIVRLSSSVLREELNYGKDKIIKMMNEEMGEELIKRLMLA; encoded by the coding sequence GTGGCAAAAAGAGAGAATGAATCGAATATTATTAAAGATTTAATGGAAGCCTTTATCAAAGAGAATAATTTGGGTAAAGGAATGCAAAAAATACATATTGAGGAAGCTTGGGAAAAACTAATGGGAGCTGGTGTGGCTTCTTATACGACAAGTGTTCAGTTGCAAAATAAAACATTAATAGTTCGTTTGTCTTCTTCTGTATTAAGAGAAGAGTTAAATTATGGCAAGGATAAGATTATAAAAATGATGAATGAAGAGATGGGAGAAGAATTGATAAAACGGTTAATGTTGGCGTAG